The Sphingobacterium bambusae genome includes a window with the following:
- a CDS encoding PKD-like family lipoprotein produces MKILIIKLVACCLIFISAASCFKDKGNYDYSSLGDTVQIALSSTVYNVVLNESVLHIEPSIVYSGNESDLSYEWQIWSKDEFKYIPMQQGKVLNYQVGGNAIMPTAAAYNIRLAVENKNRARDEKNMDANRQYSRIITVVAESSREYLGLMVLHGDGTSSDVGIIDHPLFAKTSMTFAGNEIISNLYSSFNGGNRIRGRGIKVTRVGQREDFGTYTVGSSNVYIITDQVGLRTKYENLENTNLSYSALMTNPSDASGKLQAFERMGALTSNPGVALIDEGRLFYGLMYGPMVGNNFSYHAAPFVQLIRKGSVGFIAFDQLSRSFIYSAPSTSSFLLNKFPSSESTTQNFSLTDTKADLLHLELRTVNSSTIAVMKGAGADEFFLLDLNLYTNELGKVLQGKYSLSTLPEINAIRFYAFGGGANVNYCASNNKLYRFSYVNGITANQITDYGNEEITMMKIVKYENPEGSGMNPTDNYQYSNSLLIVSTKNPQGAGKIYAYRYDINNGALLTPTIFAGDGTVGKTFGEIYDVDIKTAAVKVSSGGGWGGGW; encoded by the coding sequence GTGAAGATTTTAATTATAAAATTAGTCGCATGCTGCCTCATTTTTATTTCGGCTGCAAGCTGTTTTAAGGACAAGGGTAATTATGACTACAGTTCTCTTGGTGATACTGTTCAAATAGCTCTATCCTCGACAGTCTATAACGTTGTGCTCAACGAGTCTGTATTACACATTGAACCTAGCATTGTATATAGCGGAAATGAAAGTGATTTAAGTTATGAGTGGCAAATATGGTCAAAAGATGAGTTTAAATATATTCCCATGCAACAGGGAAAAGTATTGAATTACCAAGTTGGAGGTAATGCTATCATGCCTACAGCTGCTGCCTACAACATTCGTCTTGCTGTTGAAAACAAAAATCGGGCGCGAGATGAGAAAAATATGGATGCAAACAGGCAGTATTCTAGAATTATCACCGTAGTCGCCGAAAGTTCAAGAGAGTACTTGGGCCTAATGGTTTTGCACGGTGACGGGACGAGTTCGGATGTCGGTATTATTGATCATCCTTTATTTGCAAAAACAAGCATGACGTTTGCCGGAAATGAGATTATCTCAAATTTATACTCTAGCTTCAACGGTGGTAATAGGATTAGGGGTCGTGGAATCAAAGTAACAAGAGTAGGACAGCGAGAGGATTTCGGGACCTACACGGTTGGATCCAGTAATGTCTATATCATCACCGATCAGGTAGGACTGCGCACTAAGTATGAAAACCTCGAGAACACTAACCTAAGCTATTCTGCCTTGATGACCAATCCAAGCGATGCATCTGGAAAGCTACAGGCTTTTGAACGTATGGGAGCTTTGACGTCTAATCCAGGAGTTGCCCTAATTGATGAGGGACGACTTTTCTATGGCCTTATGTATGGACCTATGGTTGGTAACAACTTTTCTTACCATGCAGCTCCCTTTGTACAATTAATTCGAAAAGGAAGCGTGGGATTTATAGCATTTGATCAACTTAGCCGCTCTTTTATCTATTCAGCGCCTAGCACAAGCAGCTTTTTGCTTAATAAGTTTCCATCTTCCGAGTCAACCACTCAGAATTTTAGTTTGACAGACACTAAGGCAGATCTATTGCACCTAGAGCTACGCACTGTGAATTCCTCTACGATCGCAGTGATGAAAGGTGCCGGAGCTGATGAGTTTTTTCTGTTGGATTTAAACTTGTATACAAATGAACTCGGGAAAGTTTTGCAGGGAAAATATAGTTTATCTACGTTGCCCGAAATAAATGCAATTCGATTTTATGCTTTTGGTGGAGGAGCGAATGTTAATTATTGTGCTAGCAATAATAAGCTTTACAGATTTTCATATGTAAATGGCATCACTGCCAATCAAATTACGGATTATGGCAATGAGGAGATTACTATGATGAAAATTGTGAAATATGAAAATCCTGAAGGTTCTGGTATGAATCCTACTGATAACTATCAATATTCGAATAGTTTATTGATTGTATCAACGAAAAATCCGCAAGGCGCTGGTAAAATCTACGCCTACCGGTATGATATCAATAACGGTGCACTTTTGACGCCCACTATTTTTGCTGGAGATGGAACGGTTGGAAAAACTTTTGGTGAAATTTACGACGTAGATATCAAAACTGCTGCGGTTAAAGTGAGTTCAGGCGGCGGCTGGGGTGGTGGCTGGTAA
- a CDS encoding RagB/SusD family nutrient uptake outer membrane protein codes for MKKNIKLYIMLPLLTFLSFSSCQKWMDVRPITEDQFDRVFSTETGFSQAMIGVYGSMNATQLYGRELTFGVLDVMAGYYTPQDGGTQAYGKIRTNYPYKRNNANKDETVVNIINNFWTGLYSQIANLNNVLMNIDSRQSVFTGDNYRLIKGEALGLRAFLHFDLLRMYGPSFLSDQQALSIPYVDTLSSIVTQRLTVTQATDRIIEDLQKSLALMDQDPIRTGENPNNILAPASPSSTLSSYHNRRYRFNYYAVAATLARVYLWKNDKINAAKYARIAIDAQSAKFPWVANPQNIIVEGNTARDRTFTTEHIFALNNPLLEDYAPLYFTAGGSSAATRLVVSQQNRTTIYEDNTEDIRNQYFFTAYVNSENSRTYFFPTKYLQNAGNSIWYKQQIPLIRISEMYYIAAECTEDLAEASEYLNTVRSARKITSILSLTNVNKDNEILKEYQKEFLGDGQLWYYCKRKDLSKPQLNELFDWGVWNKEWYVFDMPENEFQYGGR; via the coding sequence ATGAAAAAAAATATTAAACTATATATAATGCTTCCGTTGTTGACATTTTTGTCATTTTCATCTTGCCAAAAATGGATGGATGTCAGACCCATAACCGAAGATCAATTTGACCGTGTGTTTTCTACAGAAACCGGTTTTAGTCAAGCAATGATCGGCGTTTATGGGAGTATGAATGCTACACAATTGTATGGTAGAGAGTTGACTTTTGGGGTATTGGACGTGATGGCTGGCTATTACACTCCACAAGATGGAGGTACGCAGGCCTATGGTAAAATCCGTACTAACTATCCTTATAAGCGTAACAATGCCAATAAGGATGAAACTGTCGTAAATATTATCAATAACTTTTGGACAGGATTGTATAGTCAGATAGCCAATCTTAATAATGTACTGATGAACATCGACAGTCGTCAAAGTGTTTTCACCGGAGACAATTACAGATTGATCAAAGGTGAAGCATTGGGATTACGAGCCTTTTTGCACTTTGATCTCCTACGGATGTATGGGCCTTCTTTTTTATCTGATCAACAAGCGTTATCCATTCCGTATGTTGATACCTTGAGCTCAATAGTTACTCAGCGATTGACGGTTACTCAGGCGACAGATCGTATTATTGAAGATTTGCAAAAGTCACTTGCACTCATGGATCAAGATCCTATTCGTACTGGAGAGAATCCAAATAATATATTGGCTCCTGCATCGCCATCCTCTACACTTTCCTCATACCATAACAGACGTTACCGCTTTAACTATTACGCTGTTGCCGCCACCTTGGCGCGTGTATACCTTTGGAAAAATGATAAAATCAACGCTGCTAAGTATGCGCGTATAGCTATTGATGCTCAGTCCGCAAAATTTCCTTGGGTTGCAAATCCACAAAATATCATTGTTGAAGGAAATACGGCCCGAGACCGTACATTTACAACTGAACATATCTTCGCGTTAAATAACCCACTCCTCGAAGATTATGCACCGCTCTATTTTACGGCTGGAGGTAGCTCTGCGGCAACAAGATTGGTCGTATCCCAGCAAAATCGTACAACGATATATGAGGACAATACCGAGGATATTCGAAATCAATATTTTTTCACAGCATATGTCAATAGTGAAAATAGTAGGACTTATTTCTTCCCCACAAAATATCTTCAAAATGCAGGAAATAGCATTTGGTACAAACAACAGATACCATTGATTCGTATTTCGGAAATGTATTATATAGCCGCTGAGTGCACGGAAGACCTTGCAGAGGCGTCTGAGTATCTCAATACGGTACGAAGTGCTAGAAAAATAACGTCGATACTTTCATTGACTAATGTGAATAAAGACAATGAAATCCTTAAAGAGTACCAGAAGGAATTTTTGGGCGATGGGCAACTATGGTATTATTGCAAGCGTAAAGATCTTAGCAAACCTCAACTCAACGAATTGTTTGACTGGGGCGTATGGAACAAGGAATGGTATGTCTTCGATATGCCCGAGAATGAATTTCAATATGGAGGTAGATAG
- a CDS encoding FecR family protein, with protein MQKVDIKKIVERYRQGKATDDDVAFLESWYAWDAQRNQDVPEYTAEEILADTDVVWQRLNPKSNKILKWLPYAAAVLIFGILMLWKGDFLLYNKQMRLDDVVAQADQGVTIRLADGTVVPLHVEHGGINMGKSIQYTDGTTISELQKDKRNLQLTLTVPTGTTFHLILDDGTKVWLNAGSSLRYPMRFEGDRREVELEGEGYFEVAAQFMISEDSGKPVRKPFLVNTAEQTISVLGTHFNVEAYPIAASKTTLIEGRVEIGATGNSKVKKILNPGQQGVWNEGEIQVQKIDVDNALAWRSGLFSFHEKTFDEIMQDVSRWYNLEIVYESDIPEETFFGEGYRTENLGSVLRLLESDKIKYRVTSDRKLIISYRK; from the coding sequence ATGCAAAAGGTGGATATTAAAAAAATTGTTGAGCGCTATCGCCAAGGTAAAGCGACAGATGATGATGTAGCATTTCTAGAAAGTTGGTACGCATGGGATGCTCAGCGAAATCAAGACGTTCCAGAGTATACCGCGGAAGAGATTTTGGCCGATACCGATGTGGTATGGCAAAGATTGAATCCTAAATCTAACAAAATACTAAAATGGTTGCCCTATGCGGCTGCCGTATTAATATTTGGTATACTAATGTTGTGGAAAGGTGATTTTCTGTTATATAATAAACAAATGCGGTTGGATGACGTCGTTGCACAGGCTGATCAGGGTGTTACCATTAGGTTAGCCGATGGGACTGTTGTACCATTACATGTCGAACACGGCGGGATCAACATGGGTAAATCAATTCAATACACGGATGGTACAACTATTAGCGAACTGCAAAAAGATAAACGTAATCTACAGCTTACTTTAACAGTACCGACGGGTACAACCTTTCATCTTATACTGGATGATGGGACGAAAGTTTGGCTAAATGCTGGCTCATCGCTGCGTTACCCTATGCGTTTTGAAGGCGATCGAAGGGAAGTTGAATTGGAAGGCGAAGGCTATTTCGAAGTAGCAGCACAGTTCATGATCTCGGAGGATAGCGGCAAGCCAGTTCGCAAACCTTTTTTAGTAAATACTGCCGAGCAGACTATTTCGGTACTAGGTACGCATTTTAATGTCGAAGCGTATCCCATTGCTGCTTCAAAGACTACTTTAATTGAGGGTAGAGTTGAGATAGGAGCCACAGGTAATAGTAAAGTGAAGAAGATTTTGAATCCTGGCCAGCAAGGTGTATGGAATGAAGGAGAGATTCAAGTGCAAAAGATAGATGTCGATAACGCTCTGGCATGGAGATCGGGCTTGTTCAGTTTTCATGAAAAGACTTTTGATGAAATCATGCAGGACGTATCAAGATGGTACAATTTGGAGATTGTTTACGAAAGCGATATACCAGAAGAAACGTTTTTCGGAGAAGGATATCGGACGGAAAATCTCGGTAGTGTTTTAAGACTTTTGGAGAGTGATAAAATAAAGTATCGTGTGACTTCAGACAGAAAATTAATAATCAGCTATAGAAAATAA
- a CDS encoding RNA polymerase sigma-70 factor: protein MYTGLNDMDLVALVQTDDYDAYTELYRRYAIPLLHHAFQKTKDREDAKDVVQEVFTMLWTKRRDLAINRNLSGFLYKSVLNITLNQLMHQEVKEKYMMSMELYASEQIPVADHLIREKQLTALIEHEVARLSPKMREVFELSRKEYLTHQEIAQRLGLSEQTVSKHITNALKILRKRLGIIVYLIMLFN from the coding sequence ATGTACACAGGATTGAACGATATGGATTTGGTTGCTTTGGTGCAAACCGACGATTATGATGCTTATACCGAGCTATATCGTCGTTATGCTATTCCGCTGCTGCACCATGCATTTCAAAAAACGAAAGATAGAGAGGATGCTAAAGATGTCGTTCAAGAGGTCTTCACTATGCTTTGGACTAAACGCAGAGATTTGGCCATCAATAGAAATCTGTCTGGTTTTTTATATAAGTCCGTACTTAATATAACTTTGAATCAACTTATGCATCAAGAGGTGAAGGAAAAGTATATGATGTCTATGGAATTGTACGCAAGCGAGCAGATACCTGTCGCCGACCATTTAATTAGAGAAAAGCAGTTAACCGCCCTAATTGAACATGAAGTAGCACGCTTATCCCCGAAAATGCGTGAAGTTTTTGAGCTCAGTAGAAAAGAATACCTTACACATCAAGAGATTGCGCAACGATTGGGCTTGTCTGAGCAGACAGTAAGTAAACATATAACCAATGCCCTTAAAATTTTGCGTAAGCGCCTTGGGATAATAGTTTATTTAATTATGTTATTCAATTAG
- a CDS encoding FecR family protein, whose amino-acid sequence MDNRLRYLLDRYCEGSVTESELAEFYNILVQRGDHQELKDLLDENFDQQSISSIPLDRKEFIRGLIVNSGKPKARRLVFNHFFRYAAAVLILASAIGTYYWQREAMEIEVVPSTVSRFSNKTLNLPDGTVVILKKDATLQLGSTFGTTDRAVFLRGEAYFSVAKDSVHSFVVNTPHGIAARVLGTKFNVRADSDKQVEVTVSEGRVQVESGKRVLKVLGADQQLVYSTQDHRFAEKKVDASKIVSWQTKDLYFNDLTLNQVAKILEEKYQIAIHIKDAKLGAERVSATFLEDESLEDVLHVLCSFLNASYKKGIHNEIIITK is encoded by the coding sequence ATGGATAATCGTCTACGATATTTACTAGATCGCTACTGCGAGGGAAGCGTCACGGAAAGTGAGCTTGCCGAATTTTATAATATTCTAGTGCAGCGGGGAGACCATCAGGAACTAAAGGATTTGCTAGATGAAAATTTTGATCAGCAATCCATTTCATCTATCCCACTAGATCGTAAAGAGTTTATTCGAGGTCTGATCGTGAATTCTGGTAAACCTAAGGCAAGGAGGCTTGTATTTAATCATTTCTTTCGGTATGCTGCCGCAGTGCTGATCTTGGCAAGTGCTATTGGCACTTATTACTGGCAGCGCGAGGCTATGGAAATCGAAGTCGTACCTTCTACAGTATCGCGGTTTTCAAATAAGACCTTGAATCTTCCGGACGGGACGGTTGTTATCCTGAAAAAGGATGCAACTTTGCAGTTGGGAAGTACATTTGGTACAACCGATAGGGCTGTATTTCTTCGCGGAGAAGCATATTTCAGCGTAGCCAAAGATAGCGTACATTCCTTTGTTGTTAATACCCCGCATGGTATAGCAGCACGAGTGCTCGGTACTAAATTTAATGTCAGGGCTGATTCGGATAAGCAAGTGGAAGTAACCGTGAGCGAGGGACGTGTACAGGTCGAATCTGGTAAAAGGGTCTTAAAAGTACTGGGCGCGGATCAGCAGTTAGTTTATTCAACACAAGACCATCGATTTGCAGAGAAAAAGGTCGACGCCTCAAAAATTGTTTCTTGGCAAACAAAGGACTTGTACTTCAATGATTTAACCCTAAACCAAGTCGCTAAAATATTAGAGGAAAAGTACCAGATCGCTATTCATATAAAGGACGCCAAACTTGGCGCTGAGCGTGTCTCGGCAACCTTCCTGGAAGATGAATCCTTGGAAGATGTTCTCCATGTACTCTGCTCATTTTTAAATGCTTCCTACAAAAAGGGCATCCATAATGAAATTATAATCACCAAGTAG
- a CDS encoding RNA polymerase sigma factor, with product MLERVAMKDEEAFNKIYNFYCDRVYAFSRRILQNDFLAEEVVQDVFTKFWQYDQLAEIEDLYLWIRALARNQSLKILRRQAVEVRAGVELAKTWVEHGDLLNDQVSYRETKRLLDKSVNNLSDQQRKVYFLCHVEGLSYEEAAKKLGVSKNTLKTHLKAALKHIRKDLLAGDRLTAILCIMGLLR from the coding sequence TTGCTCGAAAGGGTTGCTATGAAGGATGAAGAAGCTTTCAACAAGATCTACAACTTTTATTGTGACCGGGTCTATGCTTTTTCTCGACGGATTCTGCAGAATGATTTCTTGGCCGAAGAGGTAGTGCAAGATGTATTTACAAAATTTTGGCAATACGATCAGCTTGCCGAAATTGAAGATCTGTATCTGTGGATAAGAGCCTTGGCTCGCAACCAATCCCTCAAGATCCTTCGTCGGCAGGCTGTAGAGGTTCGAGCTGGGGTTGAACTGGCCAAAACATGGGTGGAGCATGGAGATCTGCTGAACGATCAAGTAAGCTACCGAGAGACCAAACGCTTGTTGGATAAGTCTGTAAATAACCTCTCCGATCAGCAGCGAAAGGTGTACTTTCTCTGTCATGTAGAAGGACTATCCTATGAAGAAGCTGCTAAAAAGCTGGGCGTTTCTAAAAATACGCTCAAAACACACTTGAAAGCCGCATTAAAACATATTCGAAAGGACTTGCTTGCAGGGGATCGCCTGACAGCGATTTTATGTATCATGGGACTACTTCGCTAA
- a CDS encoding SusC/RagA family TonB-linked outer membrane protein, translating into MKKHYFLYVMKLTFFFILLGLLHVNANSYSQSVTLKGSDLSLSEIASAVRKQTGYAVSGNSAALKQLKPITMDVKNMPLDNFLDLIVRNQNVTYRKEGRNIILRPNSPSSKTTGAKISKVEGVDKQGDIDVRGRVVDSLGNGLVGITVSAYAAFNDKTIAQVSTDKNGEFTILGVPRDGRIVVTAIGYVATWVNAKPDVGTIVLRIHLSDLEEVVVKSGFVDRKRETFTGAANTVTGAQLLQNGNQNILQSLKNIDPAFRLMENLEMGSNPNNMPDLVLRGKSSIPNLTGEFDGTPNMPLFILDGFETTVQRIYDMDMNRVKSVTILKDATAKAIYGAKAGNGVVVIESIQPEAGRVRINYNGKLNLEAPDLTGYKLMDAKEKLQWEKDHNMWNSSFPDVNNYRESIYNEYYQKVYLQGVDTYWLSQPLQVGVGQQHSLNVDGGDEAFRYSASLNYNDIVGAMKGSNRTTTTINNILSYRYKNLIIRNTLEYSNNLGKNSPYGSFSEYVGLNPYYSPYDKDGKLAKIAGFYPATATYSGAEVFYNPLYNASLNTIDQNKYLQFVDNFYAEYRMDNNWRVTASLGFTQQRNSSDRFIPPSHTNFINYDSNSELAPYKGQWTTGNGTIRNLETNTSVNYTNTIGRNILTGSVTLNTNDQQSRNNSFIAEGFANDFATDISLASSYQRAAKPGGSDSWARTVGVVGIFNYSFDQRFNIDASYRTQGSSQYGANARWGNFWSVGTSYNFHREAFIKELGFSELRIRGSVGYTGSQNSNYSAIMALGTYLPNLYNGQRGIVLSALPNPDLRWQKKMDYNAGADLAIWESKFSARVDFYRQTTNDQVTSMEAAPSTGFPTYMANIGQVENSGFEANIRYQAFNHAETKSFLNIAVGATKNKNVLKKLSGAFTSYNENVDKILDGGNETKYSKPVARFVQGQSMDAIWAVRSLGINPANGNEVFLDRAGYLTDIWSSADLIVAGDQQPKLNGNVNVSAGYKGLILSLTGTYRFGGKLYNSTLVDRVENINGKGNLDIRILDAWRQPGDNAIYRAPQVGMGSQAMVFTNPTTRFVQRNNEFYFSTINLSYDVQSQVFLKRLGLERLRATVYSNEVLRLSSIDIERGTSYPFARNFSFAINATF; encoded by the coding sequence ATGAAAAAGCATTACTTTTTATATGTGATGAAATTAACCTTCTTTTTTATACTTCTGGGACTGCTACATGTGAACGCGAACAGTTATTCACAAAGCGTCACCCTAAAGGGAAGTGATTTATCGCTGAGCGAGATCGCTTCGGCAGTACGCAAGCAAACTGGCTACGCCGTATCGGGGAATTCTGCTGCATTGAAGCAATTAAAGCCAATTACTATGGACGTGAAAAATATGCCATTGGACAATTTTTTGGATCTTATAGTGAGAAATCAAAACGTGACGTATCGTAAGGAAGGTCGGAATATTATCCTCCGACCCAACTCCCCCTCTTCAAAGACTACAGGAGCGAAGATTTCGAAAGTAGAAGGTGTTGATAAACAGGGTGATATAGATGTAAGGGGTCGTGTGGTCGATTCGCTGGGAAATGGACTTGTTGGTATTACGGTCTCTGCGTATGCTGCCTTTAATGACAAAACAATAGCACAGGTATCTACAGACAAAAATGGTGAATTTACTATTCTCGGTGTACCTCGTGATGGACGAATCGTTGTAACGGCGATCGGATATGTGGCGACCTGGGTCAATGCAAAACCAGATGTCGGGACAATAGTTCTGCGCATACACTTATCCGATTTGGAAGAAGTGGTTGTCAAAAGTGGATTTGTCGATCGTAAGCGGGAAACTTTTACAGGAGCCGCAAATACGGTGACCGGTGCTCAGTTATTACAAAACGGTAATCAGAATATTTTGCAAAGTTTGAAGAATATCGATCCCGCATTCCGTTTGATGGAAAACCTAGAAATGGGATCTAATCCAAACAATATGCCCGATTTAGTGCTTCGCGGTAAATCTAGTATTCCTAACCTGACAGGTGAGTTTGACGGAACGCCAAATATGCCTCTATTTATACTAGATGGTTTCGAGACTACAGTTCAACGTATTTATGATATGGATATGAATCGTGTTAAGAGTGTCACGATACTTAAAGATGCAACAGCCAAGGCGATTTACGGGGCTAAAGCGGGTAACGGCGTTGTGGTCATCGAGTCAATTCAGCCAGAGGCTGGTAGGGTACGTATTAATTACAATGGTAAATTAAACTTAGAAGCTCCAGACTTGACAGGATATAAACTCATGGATGCGAAAGAAAAACTGCAATGGGAAAAGGACCATAATATGTGGAATTCCTCATTTCCTGACGTGAATAATTACCGAGAAAGTATATACAATGAATATTACCAAAAAGTATATCTGCAAGGAGTCGATACCTATTGGCTTTCCCAACCTTTACAAGTTGGCGTCGGGCAACAGCACTCACTAAATGTAGATGGGGGGGATGAGGCTTTTCGCTACTCCGCTTCATTAAATTACAATGATATTGTAGGTGCAATGAAAGGTTCTAATAGAACGACCACCACAATCAACAATATATTATCTTACCGATACAAAAATTTGATTATTCGAAACACTTTAGAATATTCAAATAATTTAGGTAAAAATTCTCCTTATGGTTCTTTTTCGGAGTATGTTGGCTTAAACCCTTATTACAGCCCATATGACAAGGACGGAAAATTGGCGAAAATTGCTGGATTTTATCCCGCTACTGCTACTTATTCTGGCGCTGAAGTTTTTTACAACCCATTGTACAACGCTAGTTTAAATACAATTGACCAAAACAAATATCTTCAATTCGTTGATAACTTTTATGCCGAATATCGCATGGACAACAACTGGAGGGTCACTGCTAGCCTAGGCTTTACGCAACAGCGCAATTCGTCTGATCGTTTTATACCGCCCAGTCACACCAATTTTATCAACTACGATAGCAATAGTGAGCTGGCACCGTACAAAGGGCAATGGACAACTGGAAACGGAACTATTCGAAATTTGGAAACCAATACCAGTGTAAACTATACTAATACTATTGGCCGTAATATCTTGACGGGAAGTGTTACATTAAACACGAATGACCAACAAAGTAGAAACAATTCTTTCATTGCCGAAGGATTTGCTAACGATTTTGCTACGGACATTTCTTTAGCCTCATCGTATCAAAGAGCAGCGAAACCGGGGGGCTCGGATAGCTGGGCTCGTACAGTTGGTGTAGTGGGTATTTTTAATTATTCCTTCGATCAACGTTTCAATATCGATGCATCTTATCGTACACAAGGTTCTTCGCAGTATGGAGCTAATGCGCGTTGGGGAAACTTTTGGTCGGTGGGTACGAGTTACAACTTTCATCGTGAAGCTTTTATAAAAGAACTAGGTTTTAGCGAGCTAAGAATTAGGGGGTCCGTAGGTTACACAGGCTCGCAAAATAGCAACTATAGCGCAATCATGGCTTTAGGCACATATCTTCCGAATCTATATAATGGTCAACGCGGTATTGTATTATCAGCTTTACCAAATCCAGATCTGAGATGGCAAAAGAAAATGGATTATAATGCAGGTGCTGATTTAGCAATTTGGGAAAGCAAATTCTCAGCTCGAGTCGATTTCTATCGTCAAACAACAAATGACCAAGTTACTTCTATGGAGGCAGCTCCCTCAACGGGATTTCCTACCTATATGGCTAATATTGGCCAAGTTGAGAACAGTGGTTTTGAAGCCAATATCCGTTATCAGGCGTTTAATCATGCAGAAACTAAGTCGTTTTTGAATATCGCTGTTGGAGCGACTAAGAATAAGAATGTCCTAAAAAAGCTTTCTGGTGCATTTACTTCCTACAATGAGAATGTAGACAAAATTTTGGACGGTGGTAATGAAACTAAATATAGTAAGCCCGTCGCACGTTTCGTACAGGGGCAGTCAATGGATGCTATTTGGGCTGTTCGGTCATTAGGTATCAATCCAGCTAATGGTAATGAGGTATTCCTTGATCGCGCTGGATATTTGACAGATATTTGGTCCTCCGCTGATTTAATTGTAGCTGGTGATCAACAACCCAAATTAAATGGCAACGTAAATGTCAGTGCGGGCTATAAAGGATTGATATTATCGTTGACAGGCACATACAGATTTGGAGGAAAATTGTATAACAGCACACTTGTAGATCGCGTGGAAAATATTAATGGAAAAGGCAACCTAGACATACGGATTTTAGACGCTTGGCGTCAACCTGGAGATAATGCCATTTACAGAGCGCCGCAAGTTGGAATGGGAAGCCAAGCCATGGTCTTCACAAACCCTACAACAAGGTTTGTTCAACGAAATAATGAGTTTTATTTCTCAACGATCAATTTAAGTTATGATGTCCAATCACAAGTCTTTTTGAAGCGTTTAGGTTTAGAGCGCTTAAGGGCTACAGTCTATAGTAATGAAGTCTTAAGACTATCCTCAATTGACATTGAGCGTGGTACTAGCTATCCATTTGCACGTAACTTTTCATTTGCGATCAATGCAACATTTTAA
- a CDS encoding DUF4843 domain-containing protein: MRIKLYRPLQIVTYVVFMAVSSSVFVSCEKEYVRYESDDYVKFAGDTSFYTFYTKPSNIIEDTVKVRIDLIGKVSSEDRAINLVVDDSTNAVEGVDFKIQRPVVLKEGAASTTANVILYRTGQLKTQTRTIWLSIKDDTSLKRAQYKDDIYTTYKVAFSDQLKKPSWWDLYFTPMNILYSSGKMQFYIDVIGTDLQPLYIPGDFPYVLFRLKTAVLEYRAQNGDYPRDENGDRISWGD, encoded by the coding sequence ATGAGAATAAAGTTATACAGACCCTTACAAATAGTGACTTACGTGGTTTTTATGGCCGTGTCGTCATCAGTTTTTGTCTCTTGCGAGAAAGAGTATGTCCGTTACGAGAGTGACGATTATGTCAAGTTTGCAGGTGATACATCTTTCTATACATTCTACACAAAACCAAGTAATATTATTGAGGATACGGTAAAAGTGCGTATTGATTTAATTGGGAAGGTAAGTTCTGAAGATCGAGCGATTAACCTTGTAGTTGATGATAGTACGAATGCTGTAGAAGGTGTTGATTTTAAAATTCAGCGACCAGTGGTACTTAAAGAAGGAGCAGCTTCGACTACTGCAAACGTAATACTCTATCGGACCGGGCAACTGAAAACGCAAACAAGGACAATTTGGTTAAGTATTAAAGATGACACTTCGTTAAAACGCGCTCAGTATAAAGATGATATTTATACAACGTATAAAGTAGCCTTTTCTGATCAGCTCAAAAAACCGTCTTGGTGGGATCTATACTTCACACCTATGAATATTCTCTATTCGTCCGGAAAAATGCAGTTTTACATAGATGTTATTGGAACCGATTTACAGCCACTATATATACCTGGCGACTTCCCTTATGTACTGTTTCGCCTCAAGACTGCAGTTCTAGAATATAGAGCGCAAAACGGAGATTATCCAAGGGATGAGAATGGAGATCGCATATCTTGGGGGGATTAA